Proteins encoded by one window of Streptomyces uncialis:
- a CDS encoding glycosyltransferase family 2 protein, which translates to MTSPEAAVPPRVDRPDRSSLVVRSAQAVGEPDVTVTVIVHNDAERLPRAVESLRAQTHRAIEIIISDDHSTDDTPRVARALADLDDRITVLRLPENSGGCSVPRNRALDIARAPYVMFLDSDDELPPRAVESLLAAHREQRVDFVMGAVERVRVDTGRTSTWMPHLVAERRTVRGIGSEPGLLFEHLATSKMYRTEFLDRHRLRFPEGIHYEDQLFSAQAYCLAEAFTVVPDRVYRWYIAPLAAAGAASISNQRHKLGNVRDRVHVQRLIDEFLVETGHTDLRPDKDHKFLKHDFRMYAGDLPHRDDAWLAGFAELVNPYLATLAPAAYARLTRPERVVLQLVRDGRLDEARIAARGLAQEVAPRTVSAGTDGRLYWGDRVPATSAGRRELDLADERVDSGPFSGKLFRHEILSVAQGPGAVVDLVVRSYDPGLRLAVGPQSALLAIAPGRRRLEVPFRLDPVRPGVFEGQVRLDLAQAPVPVRGFVGARHPVVVLTQDGLRNTGPLLAPLGFPAMSTRVGYHGGLAPHDITVEPEPQGAGRLQIRWAPKGLPARVFQVARAGALRAGLRGGGRPRR; encoded by the coding sequence ATGACATCCCCCGAGGCGGCCGTCCCGCCGCGCGTCGACCGCCCCGACCGCTCCTCGCTGGTCGTCCGGTCCGCCCAGGCGGTCGGCGAACCCGATGTGACCGTCACGGTCATCGTCCACAACGACGCCGAACGGCTGCCGCGCGCCGTCGAGTCGCTGCGCGCGCAGACGCACCGCGCCATCGAGATCATCATCAGCGACGACCACTCCACCGACGACACCCCGCGCGTGGCCCGCGCCCTCGCCGACCTCGACGACCGCATCACCGTCCTGCGGCTGCCCGAGAACAGCGGCGGATGCAGCGTCCCCCGCAACCGCGCCCTGGACATCGCCCGCGCGCCGTACGTGATGTTCCTCGACAGCGACGACGAACTGCCGCCCCGCGCGGTCGAGTCGCTGCTCGCCGCGCACCGGGAGCAGCGCGTCGACTTCGTGATGGGCGCCGTCGAACGCGTCCGCGTCGACACCGGCCGCACCTCGACCTGGATGCCGCACCTGGTGGCCGAGCGGCGGACCGTACGCGGAATCGGGTCGGAACCCGGGCTGCTGTTCGAACACCTGGCGACCAGCAAGATGTACCGCACGGAATTCCTGGACCGGCACCGGCTGCGCTTCCCCGAGGGCATCCACTACGAGGACCAGCTGTTCTCCGCCCAGGCGTACTGCCTCGCCGAGGCGTTCACCGTCGTCCCGGACCGTGTCTACCGCTGGTACATCGCGCCGCTCGCCGCCGCCGGGGCCGCTTCGATCTCCAACCAGCGCCACAAACTCGGCAACGTCCGCGACCGCGTCCACGTCCAGCGCCTCATCGACGAGTTCCTCGTGGAGACCGGACACACGGACCTGCGCCCCGACAAGGACCACAAGTTCCTCAAGCACGACTTCCGGATGTACGCGGGTGACCTCCCCCACCGCGACGACGCGTGGCTCGCCGGGTTCGCCGAGCTGGTGAACCCGTACCTCGCGACGCTCGCCCCCGCCGCGTACGCCCGGCTGACGCGCCCCGAGCGGGTGGTGCTCCAACTGGTACGGGACGGGCGGCTCGACGAGGCACGGATCGCCGCGCGCGGCCTCGCGCAGGAGGTCGCGCCCCGGACCGTCAGCGCGGGCACCGACGGACGGCTGTACTGGGGCGACCGGGTGCCGGCCACCTCGGCCGGACGCCGGGAACTGGACCTCGCGGACGAGCGGGTGGACAGCGGACCGTTCTCCGGCAAGCTGTTCCGGCACGAGATCCTGTCCGTCGCCCAGGGCCCCGGCGCCGTCGTCGACCTCGTGGTGCGCAGCTACGACCCCGGGCTGCGGCTGGCGGTCGGCCCGCAGTCCGCGCTGCTGGCCATCGCGCCGGGCCGGCGGCGGCTCGAAGTCCCCTTCCGCCTCGACCCGGTGCGGCCCGGGGTGTTCGAGGGGCAGGTGCGGCTGGACCTCGCGCAGGCCCCGGTCCCGGTGCGCGGGTTCGTGGGCGCACGGCATCCCGTCGTCGTCCTCACCCAGGACGGCCTGCGGAACACGGGGCCGCTGCTGGCGCCCCTCGGGTTCCCCGCGATGAGTACCCGGGTCGGTTACCACGGGGGGCTCGCGCCGCACGACATCACGGTGGAGCCGGAGCCGCAGGGTGCGGGGCGGCTCCAGATCCGGTGGGCCCCCAAGGGGCTGCCCGCGCGCGTCTTCCAGGTGGCCCGAGCGGGGGCCCTGCGGGCCGGGCTTCGAGGTGGGGGCCGCCCCCGTCGCTGA
- a CDS encoding NAD-glutamate dehydrogenase: MQTKLDEAKAELLARAARVAENSPVGGTLPTGTTGEGAPDRDTLLAFLQRYYLHTAAEDLADRDPVDVFGAAYSHHRLAETRPQGTANVRVHTPTVEENGWTSSHSVVEVVTDDMPFLVDSVTNELSRQNRGIHLVIHPQLVVRRDVTGKLLEILPGERASGGRKDLPHDTLVESWIHVEIDRETDRADLKQITADLLRVLSDAREAVEDWEKMRDAALRIADDLPSEPTADDLRDQEVEEARELLRWLAADHFTFLGYREYDLRDDDSLAAVPGTGLGILRSDPPLEGDDHHPVSPSFNRLPADARAKAREHRLLVLTKANSRSTVHRPSYLDYVGVKKFDADGNVVGERRFLGLFSSAAYTESVRRVPVVRRKVAEVLQCAGFSPNSHDGRDLLQILETYPRDELFQTPADELRAIVTSVLYLQERRRLRLYLRKDEYGRYYSALVYLPRDRYTTGVRLRIIDILKEELSGTSVDFTAWNTESILSRLHFVVRVAPGTELPLLSDADKDRIEARLVEAARSWADGFGEALNAECGEERAAELLRNYGHAFPEGYKADHSPRAAVADLGHLDALKHSPHDFSLSLYEPVGSAPEERRFKIYRTGEPVSLSAVLPVLSRLGVEVIDERPYELRCADRTTVWIYDFGLRLPKYVSGGNGDYLGEDGRERFQEAFSATWTGAAENDGFNELVLSAGLTWREATVLRAYAKYLRQAGSTFSQDYMEDTLRNNVHTTRLLVSLFEARMSPERQRAGTELTDGLLEELEGALDQVASLDEDRILRSFLTVIKATLRTNFFQHTDNGGYHAYVSMKFDPQAIPDLPAPRPAYEIWVYSPKVEGVHLRFGKVARGGLRWSDRREDFRTEILGLVKAQMVKNTVIVPVGAKGGFVAKQLPDPAEDRDAWLAEGVASYKTFISALLDITDNLVGGEVVPPQGVVRHDEDDTYLVVAADKGTATFSDIANKVAEDYRFWLGDAFASGGSAGYDHKGMGITARGAWESVKRHFRELGHDSQRQDFTAVGVGDMSGDVFGNGMLLSEHIRLVAAFDHRHIFIDPSPDSAVSYAERRRLFELPRSSWADYDKALLSPGGGIFPRTAKAVQLNSHIREALGIDPAIAKMTPADLMRAVLQAPVDLLWNGGIGTYVKSSAESNADVGDKANDAIRVDGAELRAKVVGEGGNLGLTQLGRIEFAEKGGRVNTDAIDNSAGVDTSDHEVNIKILLNAVVADGDMTVKQRNKLLAQMTDEVGRLVLRSNYAQNVALSNAVAQSSSLLHAHQRFMRKLTKDGDLDRALEFLPTDRQIRERLGAGRGLTQPELAVLMAYTKITAAEELIGTGLPDEPYLRKLLLAYFPAALRERFPEQIDTHALRREIITTILVNDTVNTGGSTFLHRLREESGASLEEIVRAQLAAREIFGLNAVWDAVEALDTVVAADVLTQVRLHSRRLVERGTRWLLNNRHQPLELAETIGFFSDGVRQVWAELPKLLRGADSEWYQRICDELTGAGVPDELASRVAGFSSAFPALDIVAIADRVKKDPMAVAEVYYDLADRLRITQLMDRIIELPRADRWQSMARASIREDLYAAHAALTADVLAVGDGESSPEQRFKAWEEKNAAILGRARSTLEEIQVSEDFDLANLSVAMRTMRTLLRTHT, from the coding sequence ATGCAGACCAAGCTGGACGAAGCCAAGGCCGAGCTGCTCGCACGGGCCGCCCGGGTAGCTGAGAACAGTCCGGTCGGGGGCACACTGCCGACCGGGACGACGGGCGAGGGAGCCCCCGACCGGGACACCCTGCTCGCGTTCCTCCAGCGCTACTACCTGCACACCGCGGCCGAGGACCTCGCCGACCGTGACCCGGTCGACGTGTTCGGGGCCGCCTACTCCCATCACCGGCTCGCCGAGACGCGCCCCCAGGGCACGGCGAACGTCCGGGTGCACACCCCCACCGTCGAGGAGAACGGCTGGACGAGCAGCCACTCCGTGGTGGAGGTCGTCACCGACGACATGCCGTTCCTCGTCGACTCCGTCACCAATGAACTGTCCCGGCAGAACCGCGGCATCCATCTGGTGATCCACCCGCAGCTCGTGGTGCGCCGCGACGTCACCGGCAAGCTCCTGGAGATCCTTCCCGGCGAGCGGGCCTCCGGCGGCCGCAAGGACCTTCCGCACGACACGCTCGTCGAGTCGTGGATCCATGTGGAGATCGACCGCGAGACCGACCGCGCCGACCTCAAGCAGATCACCGCCGATCTGCTGCGGGTCCTCTCCGACGCCCGGGAGGCCGTCGAGGACTGGGAGAAGATGCGGGACGCGGCGCTGCGTATCGCCGACGACCTGCCCTCCGAGCCGACCGCCGACGATCTGCGGGACCAGGAGGTCGAGGAGGCCCGCGAGCTGCTGCGCTGGCTCGCCGCCGACCACTTCACCTTCCTCGGCTACCGCGAGTACGACCTGCGGGACGACGACTCGCTGGCGGCCGTCCCCGGCACCGGTCTCGGGATCCTCCGCTCCGACCCGCCGCTCGAGGGCGACGACCACCACCCGGTCAGCCCGTCGTTCAACCGGCTGCCCGCCGACGCCCGCGCCAAGGCCCGTGAGCACCGGCTCCTCGTCCTCACCAAGGCCAACAGCCGCTCCACCGTGCACCGGCCGTCCTACCTCGACTACGTCGGGGTGAAGAAGTTCGACGCCGACGGCAACGTCGTCGGGGAACGCCGCTTCCTCGGACTGTTCTCGTCCGCCGCCTACACGGAGTCCGTGCGCCGGGTGCCCGTCGTGCGGCGCAAGGTCGCGGAGGTCCTCCAGTGCGCGGGCTTCTCGCCCAACAGCCACGACGGCCGCGACCTGCTCCAGATCCTGGAGACGTACCCGCGCGACGAGCTGTTCCAGACCCCGGCCGACGAGCTGCGCGCCATCGTCACCAGCGTCCTCTACCTCCAGGAACGCCGCCGGCTGCGGCTCTACCTGCGCAAGGACGAGTACGGGCGCTACTACTCCGCTCTGGTCTACCTGCCCCGCGACCGCTACACGACCGGGGTGCGGCTGCGGATCATCGACATCCTCAAGGAGGAGCTGTCGGGGACCAGCGTCGACTTCACCGCGTGGAACACCGAGTCGATCCTGTCCCGGCTGCACTTCGTCGTCCGGGTCGCCCCGGGCACCGAACTGCCGCTGCTCAGCGACGCCGACAAGGACCGCATCGAGGCCCGGCTGGTCGAGGCCGCCCGGTCCTGGGCCGACGGCTTCGGGGAAGCCCTCAACGCCGAGTGCGGTGAGGAGCGCGCCGCCGAACTGCTGCGCAACTACGGCCACGCGTTCCCCGAGGGCTACAAGGCCGACCACTCGCCGCGGGCCGCCGTCGCCGACCTCGGACATCTCGACGCCCTCAAGCACTCCCCGCACGACTTCTCGCTCAGCCTGTACGAGCCGGTCGGCAGCGCCCCCGAGGAGCGCCGCTTCAAGATCTACCGCACGGGTGAGCCGGTCTCCCTGTCCGCGGTGCTCCCGGTCCTCAGCCGGCTCGGCGTCGAGGTCATCGACGAGCGGCCCTACGAGCTGCGCTGTGCCGACCGGACGACCGTGTGGATCTACGACTTCGGGTTGCGGCTGCCGAAGTACGTGAGCGGCGGCAACGGCGACTACCTCGGCGAGGACGGCCGCGAGCGGTTCCAGGAGGCGTTCTCCGCTACCTGGACCGGCGCCGCCGAGAACGACGGCTTCAACGAACTCGTCCTGAGCGCCGGGCTCACCTGGCGCGAGGCGACGGTGCTGCGCGCGTACGCGAAGTATCTGCGGCAGGCCGGTTCCACCTTCAGCCAGGACTACATGGAGGACACCCTCCGCAACAACGTCCACACCACCCGGCTGCTGGTCTCCCTGTTCGAGGCGCGGATGTCACCGGAGCGCCAGCGCGCCGGGACGGAGCTGACGGACGGCCTGCTGGAGGAACTGGAGGGCGCCCTGGACCAGGTCGCGTCCCTGGACGAGGACCGCATCCTGCGCTCGTTCCTCACCGTCATCAAGGCGACCCTGCGCACCAACTTCTTCCAGCACACCGACAACGGCGGGTACCACGCCTACGTGTCGATGAAGTTCGACCCGCAGGCCATCCCGGACCTCCCGGCGCCCCGGCCCGCGTACGAGATCTGGGTGTACTCCCCGAAGGTCGAGGGCGTCCATCTGCGGTTCGGGAAGGTCGCGCGCGGCGGTCTGCGCTGGTCCGACCGGCGTGAGGACTTCCGTACCGAGATCCTCGGGCTGGTCAAGGCGCAGATGGTGAAGAACACCGTGATCGTGCCGGTCGGCGCGAAGGGCGGATTCGTCGCCAAGCAGCTGCCCGACCCGGCCGAGGACCGCGACGCGTGGCTCGCCGAGGGCGTCGCCTCGTACAAGACGTTCATCTCCGCGCTCCTCGACATCACCGACAACCTGGTCGGCGGGGAGGTCGTGCCGCCGCAGGGCGTCGTCCGGCACGACGAGGACGACACCTATCTCGTCGTCGCCGCCGACAAGGGCACCGCGACCTTCTCCGACATCGCGAACAAGGTCGCGGAGGACTACCGCTTCTGGCTCGGGGACGCCTTCGCCTCCGGCGGCAGCGCGGGCTACGACCACAAGGGCATGGGCATCACCGCCCGCGGCGCCTGGGAGTCCGTGAAGCGGCACTTCCGGGAGCTGGGCCACGACTCCCAGCGCCAGGACTTCACCGCCGTCGGCGTCGGTGACATGTCCGGCGACGTGTTCGGCAACGGCATGCTGCTGTCCGAGCACATCCGGCTCGTCGCCGCGTTCGACCACCGGCATATCTTCATCGACCCCAGCCCCGACTCGGCCGTGTCCTACGCCGAGCGGCGCCGGCTGTTCGAACTGCCGCGTTCCTCGTGGGCCGACTACGACAAGGCGCTGCTGTCGCCCGGCGGCGGGATCTTCCCCCGTACCGCCAAGGCCGTCCAGCTCAACAGCCATATCCGGGAGGCCCTCGGCATCGACCCGGCCATCGCCAAGATGACGCCCGCCGACCTGATGCGGGCCGTCCTCCAGGCCCCGGTCGACCTGCTGTGGAACGGCGGCATCGGGACGTACGTCAAGTCGTCCGCCGAGTCCAACGCGGACGTCGGTGACAAGGCCAACGACGCCATCCGCGTGGACGGCGCCGAACTGCGGGCCAAGGTCGTCGGCGAGGGCGGCAACCTCGGGCTGACCCAGCTCGGCCGGATCGAGTTCGCCGAGAAGGGCGGCCGGGTCAACACCGACGCCATCGACAACAGCGCGGGCGTCGACACCTCCGACCACGAGGTGAACATCAAGATCCTGCTCAACGCGGTCGTCGCGGACGGCGACATGACCGTCAAGCAGCGCAACAAGCTGCTCGCGCAGATGACCGACGAGGTCGGCCGGCTGGTGCTGCGCAGCAACTACGCGCAGAACGTCGCCCTCTCCAACGCCGTCGCGCAGTCCTCGTCGCTGCTCCACGCGCACCAGCGGTTCATGCGCAAGCTCACCAAGGACGGCGACCTCGACCGGGCCCTGGAGTTCCTGCCGACCGACCGGCAGATCCGGGAGCGGCTCGGCGCGGGCCGCGGCCTCACCCAGCCGGAACTCGCCGTCCTGATGGCCTACACCAAGATCACGGCCGCCGAGGAGCTGATCGGCACCGGGCTGCCCGACGAGCCGTATCTGCGCAAGCTGCTGCTGGCCTATTTCCCGGCGGCCCTGCGCGAGCGGTTCCCGGAGCAGATCGACACCCACGCGCTGCGCCGCGAGATCATCACCACGATCCTCGTCAACGACACGGTGAACACCGGCGGTTCGACGTTCCTGCACCGGCTGCGCGAGGAGTCCGGGGCGTCCCTGGAGGAGATCGTGCGGGCGCAGCTCGCCGCACGGGAGATCTTCGGTCTGAACGCGGTGTGGGACGCCGTCGAGGCGCTGGACACCGTCGTCGCGGCGGATGTCCTCACCCAGGTCAGGCTGCATTCGCGGCGGCTGGTGGAGCGCGGCACGCGCTGGCTCCTCAACAACCGGCACCAGCCGCTGGAACTGGCGGAGACCATCGGCTTCTTCAGCGACGGGGTCCGTCAGGTCTGGGCCGAGCTGCCGAAGCTGCTGCGCGGCGCGGACTCGGAGTGGTACCAGCGGATCTGCGACGAGCTGACCGGGGCGGGGGTGCCCGACGAGCTGGCCTCCCGGGTCGCCGGGTTCTCGTCGGCGTTCCCGGCGCTGGACATCGTCGCGATCGCGGACCGGGTGAAGAAGGATCCGATGGCGGTCGCCGAGGTGTACTACGACCTCGCGGACCGGCTGCGGATCACCCAGCTGATGGACCGGATCATCGAGCTGCCGCGGGCGGACCGCTGGCAGTCGATGGCCCGCGCGTCCATCCGTGAGGACCTGTACGCGGCGCACGCGGCGCTGACGGCGGACGTCCTCGCGGTGGGTGACGGCGAGTCGTCGCCGGAGCAGCGGTTCAAGGCGTGGGAGGAGAAGAACGCGGCGATCCTCGGGCGGGCCCGGTCGACGCTGGAGGAGATCCAGGTGTCGGAGGACTTCGACCTGGCGAATCTGTCGGTGGCGATGCGGACCATGCGGACGCTGCTGCGTACGCATACCTGA
- a CDS encoding CDP-glycerol glycerophosphotransferase family protein yields MSGPRQGGAVVRPRLSVVVYGRNVQGRLADCLEGIVTAPGADTEVIVATTGPAAHRLAEGYALRDPRIVPLPLPEGTPDVRARALAADRARGPWLHFVPAKDRLPADAPRVLAGLTADQPPEVDVIALDHVTSTWYSQARPSPDGTLLARAGRAPLALADFPDLLRVTPLLGARLVRTAFWRAHPDLGEHPDDLVVSYTALLRAGRVAALDQVALDERRLRPASLPPPTPEDRYAAVGRYEAVQELMAELGTPAPLRAALYDVMVHEWLRIIARGDLPRPVAREFFHRAARAANRWRPAGHPRPDGLDGIRYRLLEQDAYPRYRAVQSVNHKRREVQRELRRRGRRAAAKLRDHHYRRALEQPVDPHLAVFSAYWDRGVTCNPAAIARTLGDLAPHIHRVWVVARDKVPLLPPGTDHVVPGTRRYWEVMARARYLVNNVNFPGAVVKRPDAIHLQTHHGTPLKRMGLDQLDHPAAAKGLNFRALLARVDKWDYSVSANAHSTETWERAYPARYVSLDHGYPRNDVLHRATPARIRAIRERLGIARGRTAFLYAPTHRDYEARWTPRLDLAELAGQLSDDTVILVRGHYFYGVAPPALAALRRSGRVVDVSSYDPVEDLLLAADGLITDYSSIMFDYAGLDRPIVIYADDWETYATTRGVYFDLTAQPPGRLARTQDELTDIIRSGAWRDAEAARTRAAFRLRFCGYDDGHAAERVVRRVFLGETGDTLPTVVPVGERPPVPTPQEADDT; encoded by the coding sequence ATGTCCGGGCCGAGGCAGGGAGGAGCGGTCGTGCGGCCCCGCTTGAGTGTTGTGGTGTACGGCAGGAACGTGCAGGGCAGGCTGGCGGACTGTCTGGAGGGGATCGTCACCGCCCCCGGCGCCGACACGGAGGTGATCGTCGCGACGACCGGACCCGCCGCCCACCGGCTGGCCGAGGGCTACGCGCTGCGGGACCCCCGTATCGTCCCGCTGCCGCTGCCCGAGGGGACCCCCGACGTCCGCGCGCGGGCCCTCGCCGCCGACCGGGCCCGCGGCCCCTGGCTGCACTTCGTCCCCGCGAAGGACCGCCTCCCCGCGGACGCCCCGCGCGTCCTCGCCGGCCTCACCGCCGACCAGCCGCCCGAGGTCGACGTCATCGCCCTGGACCACGTCACCTCGACCTGGTACTCCCAGGCCCGCCCGTCCCCCGACGGCACCCTCCTCGCCCGCGCCGGCCGGGCACCGCTGGCCCTCGCCGACTTCCCCGACCTGCTGCGTGTCACCCCGCTGCTCGGCGCCCGGCTCGTGCGCACCGCCTTCTGGCGCGCCCACCCCGACCTGGGCGAACACCCCGATGACCTCGTCGTGTCCTATACGGCCCTGCTGCGCGCCGGACGGGTGGCCGCCCTCGACCAGGTCGCCCTCGACGAACGTCGGCTGCGCCCCGCGAGCCTGCCGCCCCCCACCCCCGAGGACCGCTACGCGGCCGTCGGACGGTACGAGGCCGTGCAGGAACTCATGGCGGAACTCGGCACCCCCGCCCCGCTGCGGGCGGCGCTGTACGACGTGATGGTCCATGAGTGGCTGCGGATCATCGCGCGCGGCGACCTGCCCCGACCGGTCGCCCGGGAGTTCTTCCACCGCGCCGCCCGCGCCGCGAACCGCTGGCGCCCCGCCGGACACCCCCGGCCCGACGGCCTCGACGGGATCAGGTACCGGCTCCTCGAACAGGACGCGTACCCCCGCTACCGGGCCGTGCAGAGCGTCAACCACAAGCGCCGCGAGGTCCAGCGGGAGCTGCGGCGCCGGGGCCGCCGGGCCGCCGCGAAGCTGCGCGACCACCACTACCGGCGCGCCCTGGAACAGCCCGTGGACCCGCACCTCGCGGTGTTCTCCGCCTACTGGGACCGGGGCGTCACCTGCAACCCGGCCGCGATCGCCCGCACCCTCGGCGACCTCGCCCCGCACATCCACCGGGTGTGGGTCGTCGCCAGGGACAAGGTGCCCCTGCTGCCGCCCGGCACCGACCATGTCGTCCCCGGCACCCGCCGCTACTGGGAGGTCATGGCCCGCGCCCGGTACCTCGTCAACAACGTCAACTTCCCCGGCGCCGTCGTCAAACGCCCGGACGCGATCCACCTCCAGACCCATCACGGCACCCCGCTCAAACGCATGGGACTGGACCAGCTCGACCACCCCGCCGCCGCCAAGGGCCTCAACTTCCGCGCCCTGCTCGCCCGCGTCGACAAATGGGACTACAGCGTCTCCGCGAACGCCCACTCCACCGAGACCTGGGAACGCGCCTACCCCGCCCGCTATGTCTCCCTCGACCACGGCTACCCCCGCAACGACGTCCTGCACCGCGCGACACCCGCCCGCATCCGCGCGATCCGCGAACGCCTCGGCATCGCCCGCGGCCGCACCGCGTTCCTCTACGCGCCCACCCACCGGGACTACGAGGCGCGCTGGACACCCCGGCTCGACCTCGCCGAACTCGCCGGACAGCTCAGCGACGACACCGTGATCCTGGTCCGCGGCCACTACTTCTACGGGGTCGCCCCGCCCGCGCTCGCCGCGCTGCGCCGCAGCGGCCGGGTCGTCGACGTGTCCTCGTACGACCCCGTCGAGGACCTGCTGCTCGCCGCCGACGGACTGATCACCGACTACTCGTCCATCATGTTCGACTACGCGGGCCTCGACCGGCCCATCGTGATCTACGCCGACGACTGGGAGACGTACGCGACCACCCGCGGCGTCTACTTCGACCTGACGGCCCAGCCGCCCGGGCGGCTCGCCCGCACCCAGGACGAGCTCACCGACATCATCCGCTCGGGCGCCTGGCGGGACGCCGAGGCCGCCCGCACCCGCGCCGCGTTCCGCCTGCGGTTCTGCGGATACGATGACGGCCACGCCGCAGAACGCGTCGTACGCCGGGTCTTCCTCGGGGAGACCGGGGACACCCTGCCGACGGTGGTCCCCGTCGGCGAAAGGCCCCCGGTCCCGACCCCGCAGGAGGCGGACGACACATGA
- a CDS encoding GtrA family protein, with translation MTVNVSARPQRPPSAPAFPPAPARLRGLALEIVKFGIVGGTGVAVNFAVFNVLLHALGTGPMTATVLASSLAMAGNYLGFRFYAYRDRASRTQRQIMLFFVFSGLGVLMESVLFYAAYHGAGLTGPLASNLAKALSIGLASAFRFLVYRTWVFQPDGGAPAGNRESGHSCGHGQESGQPRGRRGPHRNRRKSGHRAGHPCGHDTLPDARRAPDRAARARR, from the coding sequence GTGACCGTGAATGTCTCCGCCCGCCCACAGCGACCACCGTCCGCGCCCGCGTTCCCGCCCGCCCCGGCCCGGCTGCGCGGGCTGGCGCTGGAGATCGTGAAGTTCGGGATCGTCGGCGGCACCGGCGTCGCGGTCAACTTCGCCGTCTTCAACGTGCTGCTGCACGCGCTGGGCACCGGCCCCATGACCGCGACGGTCCTCGCCAGCTCGCTCGCCATGGCGGGCAACTACCTCGGCTTCCGCTTCTACGCCTACCGCGACCGGGCCTCGCGCACCCAGCGCCAGATCATGCTGTTCTTCGTCTTCAGCGGACTCGGTGTCCTCATGGAGAGCGTGCTGTTCTACGCCGCGTACCACGGCGCGGGACTGACCGGCCCGCTGGCGTCGAACCTCGCGAAGGCCCTGTCCATCGGCCTCGCCTCCGCGTTCCGGTTCCTGGTCTACCGGACCTGGGTCTTCCAGCCGGACGGCGGCGCCCCCGCCGGGAACCGGGAAAGCGGTCACTCCTGCGGACACGGGCAGGAGAGCGGCCAGCCCCGTGGCCGCCGTGGCCCCCACCGCAACCGCAGGAAGAGCGGCCACCGCGCCGGCCACCCCTGCGGACACGACACCCTGCCCGACGCCCGGCGGGCGCCGGACCGCGCGGCCCGCGCGCGGCGATGA
- the galE gene encoding UDP-glucose 4-epimerase GalE — translation MTWLITGGAGYIGAHVVRAMRAAGERTVVYDDLSTGDADRVPDGVPLVVGSTLDPKLVARALSGHEITGVVHLAGRKRVDESVELPLRYYHENVEGLRVLLDAVTAAEVSSFVFSSSAAVYGAPDTRLVTEDTPCVPVNPYGETKLVGEWLVRAAGRAHGLSTASLRYFNVAGAASPELADSGKFNLVPMVLERLTANRPPRIFGTDHATPDGTCVRDYIHVADLAEAHVAAARHLRERGPGAELTLNIGRGEGVSVREMISEITAATGSRLPPEVAPRRAGDPARVVACADRAARVLGWKPQRDVRDMVTSAWLGWQRAQSRPAPRR, via the coding sequence ATGACCTGGCTGATCACCGGCGGTGCCGGCTACATCGGGGCCCATGTCGTCCGCGCGATGCGCGCGGCGGGCGAGCGGACCGTGGTCTACGACGACCTCTCCACCGGCGACGCCGACCGGGTGCCCGACGGCGTACCCCTGGTGGTGGGATCGACCCTGGACCCGAAGCTGGTCGCCCGCGCGCTGTCCGGGCACGAGATCACCGGGGTCGTGCATCTGGCGGGCCGCAAACGGGTCGACGAGTCCGTGGAACTCCCGCTGCGCTACTACCACGAGAACGTCGAGGGCCTGCGGGTCCTCCTCGACGCGGTGACGGCGGCCGAGGTGTCCTCGTTCGTCTTCTCGTCGTCGGCGGCCGTCTACGGCGCGCCGGACACCCGGCTGGTCACGGAGGACACCCCGTGCGTGCCGGTGAACCCGTACGGCGAGACCAAGCTCGTCGGTGAGTGGCTGGTCAGGGCCGCCGGGCGCGCCCATGGGCTGTCGACGGCGTCGCTGCGCTACTTCAACGTCGCGGGGGCCGCCTCACCCGAACTCGCGGACAGCGGCAAGTTCAACCTTGTCCCCATGGTCCTGGAGCGGCTGACCGCGAACCGGCCGCCGCGTATCTTCGGCACCGACCACGCGACGCCGGACGGCACCTGTGTACGTGACTACATCCATGTCGCGGACCTGGCCGAGGCGCATGTGGCCGCCGCGCGGCATCTGCGGGAGCGGGGTCCGGGCGCCGAACTGACCCTCAACATCGGGCGGGGCGAGGGGGTCTCCGTGCGCGAGATGATCAGCGAGATCACGGCCGCCACGGGCAGTCGTCTCCCGCCGGAGGTCGCGCCGCGGCGGGCGGGGGACCCCGCGCGGGTCGTCGCCTGTGCCGATCGGGCCGCGCGGGTGCTCGGGTGGAAGCCGCAGCGGGATGTGCGCGACATGGTCACGTCGGCTTGGCTGGGCTGGCAGCGCGCCCAGTCCCGCCCGGCGCCCCGCCGCTGA